The Pseudorasbora parva isolate DD20220531a unplaced genomic scaffold, ASM2467924v1 scaffold_31, whole genome shotgun sequence genome has a window encoding:
- the sstr2b gene encoding somatostatin receptor type 2 codes for MDSWTISFSPSNFPSNESELPMYDGIMLGNISEDGLSNDTHKSMTETSTVVITFMYFVVCAIGLCGNGLVIYVILRYAKMKTVTNIYILNLAVADVLFMMSLPFIAIQLALVHWPFGSALCRVVMTVDSLNQFTSIFCLMVMSIDRYLAVVHPIKSTKWRKPHVAKAINLAVWVVSLMVNLPIVIYSGLITKPDGCFCTIVWPEPQEAYYTTFMFYTFFLGFVLPLMVICLCYLFIIIKVKSSGIRVCSSKRKRSEKKVTRMVSIVVAVFVFCWLPFYIFNVTSVTGTISTTPFLRSMFAFVVVLGYANSCANPILYAFLSENFKKSFKNVLCLKKVDDVECTDSKQNKSQTRNDPKGSQNGKLNGAAYSSR; via the coding sequence ATGGATTCCTGGACAATTTCATTCTCACCCAGTAACTTCCCCAGTAATGAGTCTGAGCTCCCCATGTATGATGGCATCATGCTCGGCAACATATCCGAAGATGGCCTGAGTAACGACACCCACAAGAGCATGACAGAAACTAGCACAGTCGTCATCACCTTCATGTATTTTGTGGTATGTGCTATTGGTCTTTGTGGAAATGGTTTGGTCATCTACGTCATTCTGCGCTATGCTAAGATGAAGACGGTTACGAACATCTACATCCTGAACCTGGCAGTGGCAGATGTTCTGTTCATGATGAGTTTGCCCTTTATCGCTATCCAGCTGGCGCTGGTGCACTGGCCGTTTGGGTCAGCTCTGTGCCGCGTGGTCATGACTGTCGACTCTCTCAACCAGTTCACCAGTATTTTCTGTCTGATGGTGATGAGCATTGATCGATACCTGGCTGTGGTGCACCCCATAAAGTCGACCAAATGGAGGAAGCCCCATGTTGCGAAGGCCATCAACCTGGCCGTGTGGGTTGTGTCGCTCATGGTCAACCTCCCGATTGTGATCTACAGTGGACTGATCACCAAACCTGACGGATGCTTCTGCACTATTGTGTGGCCAGAGCCCCAGGAGGCCTACTACACCACCTTCATGTTCTACACCTTTTTCCTAGGTTTCGTCCTGCCTCTAATGGTGATATGTCTATGCTATTTGTTCATTATCATCAAGGTGAAGTCCTCAGGAATCAGGGTGTGCTCCAGCAAACGGAAGCGCTCTGAAAAGAAGGTGACACGAATGGTGTCCATCGTGGTGGCGGTCTTTGTTTTCTGCTGGCTGCCGTTCTACATCTTCAACGTGACGTCGGTCACAGGCACTATCAGCACCACGCCCTTTCTGAGGAGCATGTTCGCCTTCGTTGTGGTCCTGGGATACGCCAATAGCTGCGCAAACCCGATATTGTACGCTTTCTTGTCGGAGAACTTCAAAAAAAGTTTCAAGAATGTTTTGTGCTTGAAAAAAGTGGATGACGTTGAATGCACCGACAGCAAACAGAACAAGTCACAGACAAGGAATGACCCTaaaggaagtcaaaatggaaagCTAAATGGAGCAGCTTATAGTAGTCGTTAG